From the Serratia nematodiphila DZ0503SBS1 genome, one window contains:
- a CDS encoding opine metallophore biosynthesis dehydrogenase produces MNNAFPTLILGAGPAAIQLAADIKAAANARIGLYNRPSEKGRRLKQHLAHTPSLWLTGAGKAQRTQDDAQVTIDRYYDDLSLVGGAWRRLILAVPADQYHDVLRQVPWAALPQLRSLILLSPSIGSGLMAQSLLQDAGQSHVEVISLSSYYADTKYQNAEQPYRAYTKAFKQRIYLAGAGARSDCAELDWLCSLLARHGIDAQRGDSLLAAERFSITNYVHPPLALADTTLQAIFQPQGPIQYLYKTHPEGPICPEAIADMLALSQDYQQLLNRLGIEAINLLRFLNDDNYPVPPRMVSRRWIDQFPQLAPTEQCYALFTRYTALLVDPYSEPDAQGRYYDFSAVRVARVFQDAQGRWRLPRVPQEDVCKLRVLVLLAQRLDVEMPAAQRLLARFQQALQRFVTRIGAEHCHPSLLDDTCDEQADIIYRQWRRQA; encoded by the coding sequence ATGAATAATGCCTTTCCCACCCTGATCCTCGGCGCCGGCCCGGCGGCGATCCAACTGGCTGCGGACATCAAGGCCGCGGCCAATGCGCGCATCGGCCTGTACAACCGCCCCAGCGAAAAAGGGCGCCGCCTGAAGCAACATCTGGCGCACACGCCCAGCCTGTGGCTGACGGGCGCCGGTAAGGCGCAGCGCACCCAAGACGATGCGCAGGTGACGATTGATCGCTATTACGATGATCTGTCACTGGTCGGCGGCGCCTGGCGCAGACTGATCCTTGCCGTCCCCGCCGATCAATACCATGACGTGCTGCGACAGGTGCCATGGGCGGCGTTGCCCCAACTGCGCTCACTGATCCTGCTCTCTCCCTCCATCGGCTCCGGCCTGATGGCGCAAAGCCTGCTGCAGGACGCCGGACAATCCCACGTCGAGGTCATCAGCCTGTCGAGCTACTACGCCGATACCAAGTACCAGAACGCCGAGCAGCCTTACCGCGCCTACACCAAGGCGTTCAAGCAGCGGATTTATCTGGCCGGTGCAGGCGCAAGGTCAGACTGCGCCGAACTCGACTGGCTTTGCTCGCTGCTGGCGCGTCACGGCATTGACGCCCAACGCGGCGACAGCCTGCTCGCCGCCGAGCGCTTCAGCATCACCAATTATGTTCATCCTCCGCTGGCACTGGCCGATACCACGCTGCAGGCGATATTCCAGCCGCAGGGGCCGATCCAGTACCTGTATAAAACCCACCCCGAGGGCCCCATCTGTCCCGAGGCGATCGCCGACATGCTGGCGCTCTCGCAGGATTACCAGCAGTTGCTCAACCGGCTCGGCATCGAGGCCATTAACCTGCTGCGCTTTTTGAATGACGACAACTACCCGGTTCCGCCCCGTATGGTGAGCCGCCGCTGGATTGACCAATTCCCGCAGCTCGCGCCGACGGAGCAATGCTATGCGCTGTTTACGCGTTATACCGCGCTGCTGGTCGACCCCTATTCCGAGCCGGACGCGCAGGGCCGCTACTATGATTTTTCCGCCGTCAGGGTCGCCCGCGTCTTCCAGGATGCCCAGGGGCGCTGGCGCCTGCCGCGCGTGCCGCAAGAGGACGTGTGCAAACTGCGCGTCCTGGTCTTGCTGGCGCAGCGGCTTGACGTCGAGATGCCCGCCGCCCAGCGTCTGTTGGCGCGCTTTCAGCAGGCGCTGCAGCGCTTCGTCACCCGGATCGGCGCCGAGCATTGCCATCCTTCGTTGCTGGACGATACCTGCGACGAGCAGGCGGACATCATTTACCGACAATGGCGGAGGCAAGCATGA
- a CDS encoding FecCD family ABC transporter permease: MAHTGRAFLRRRRLRRGLLTLALLGALLAATAIDLTVSAAQLGLTDIVRMLWPGSAPGNELHQVVFWSIRLPMTLTALVVGASLALAGLLMQTVLANPLASPYTLGISAAAGFGAALAILTGFSLGGALALGTPLLASLMALLACVPVYLLGQRRGMTPQILVLSGIVVLFFFQSLQSLLLFLASPEAMQQIVFWLFGSLLKANMHGVAITGVVLLCALFVSLRLAWRLTALSAGEEQAQGLGINVSALRKLAFLLATLLTAASVSFVGTIGFVGLIAPHFARFLVGEDQRYLICISALCGSLLLLCASIVAKLVMPNGVVPIGIVIALIGVPVLFYFVTRQVKRP; this comes from the coding sequence GTGGCCCACACAGGACGTGCGTTTTTGCGACGGCGCAGGCTGCGCCGCGGGCTATTGACGCTGGCGCTGCTCGGCGCGCTGCTGGCGGCGACCGCCATCGACCTCACCGTCAGCGCCGCGCAACTTGGCCTCACGGATATCGTGCGGATGCTTTGGCCTGGCTCTGCGCCTGGCAACGAGCTGCATCAGGTGGTTTTCTGGTCGATTCGCTTGCCGATGACGCTCACCGCCCTGGTGGTCGGCGCCAGCCTGGCGCTGGCGGGCCTGCTGATGCAGACCGTGCTGGCCAATCCCCTCGCCAGCCCCTATACGCTGGGGATCTCTGCCGCGGCGGGGTTCGGCGCGGCGCTGGCGATCCTCACCGGCTTCAGCCTGGGCGGCGCGTTGGCGCTGGGCACGCCGCTGCTGGCTTCGCTGATGGCGTTGCTCGCCTGCGTGCCTGTCTATCTGCTGGGACAACGCCGCGGCATGACGCCGCAAATATTGGTGTTGAGCGGCATCGTGGTGCTGTTTTTCTTTCAGTCGCTGCAATCGCTGCTGCTGTTTCTGGCCTCGCCGGAAGCCATGCAGCAAATTGTCTTTTGGCTGTTTGGCAGTCTGCTCAAAGCCAATATGCACGGCGTGGCGATCACCGGCGTCGTGTTGCTGTGCGCGCTGTTCGTCAGTCTGCGGCTCGCCTGGCGGCTGACGGCGCTGTCCGCCGGCGAAGAGCAGGCCCAGGGGCTGGGCATCAATGTCAGCGCCTTGCGCAAGCTGGCCTTTCTGCTGGCGACCTTGCTGACGGCCGCCTCGGTCTCGTTTGTCGGCACCATCGGGTTCGTCGGGCTGATCGCCCCGCATTTCGCCCGCTTTCTGGTGGGTGAGGATCAGCGCTACCTGATCTGCATTTCCGCCCTCTGCGGCAGCCTGCTGCTGCTGTGCGCCTCGATCGTCGCCAAGCTGGTGATGCCGAACGGCGTGGTGCCCATCGGCATCGTTATCGCCCTGATCGGCGTACCGGTGCTGTTTTACTTCGTCACTCGACAGGTTAAACGCCCATGA
- the htpX gene encoding protease HtpX: MMRIALFLLTNLAVMLVFGLVLSLTGIQSSSVQGLMIMAGLFGFGGAFVSLLMSKWMALRSVGGEVIEQPRNETENWLLETVRRQSQQAGIAMPQVAIYHAPDINAFATGARRDASLVAVSTGLLQSMSRDEAEAVIAHEISHVANGDMVTMTLIQGIVNTFVIFISRLIAQVAAGFLGNRDGDGEGEGNGNPMIYFAVSMVLELVFGILASIITMWFSRHREFYADAGSAKLVGREKMIAALQRLKTSYEPQEAGSMMAFCINGKSKSFSELFMSHPPLDKRIEALRTGQYLK; this comes from the coding sequence ATGATGCGTATAGCTCTGTTCCTGCTCACCAACCTGGCGGTGATGTTGGTTTTCGGGCTGGTGCTCAGCCTGACAGGAATCCAATCCAGTAGCGTTCAGGGCCTGATGATCATGGCCGGTCTGTTCGGCTTCGGCGGCGCTTTCGTGTCGTTGCTGATGTCCAAGTGGATGGCGCTGCGCTCCGTCGGCGGGGAAGTGATTGAACAACCGCGTAACGAAACCGAAAACTGGCTGCTGGAAACGGTACGCCGTCAGTCGCAGCAGGCGGGCATCGCCATGCCGCAGGTCGCTATCTACCACGCGCCGGACATCAACGCCTTCGCCACCGGCGCCCGCCGCGACGCCTCGCTGGTCGCCGTCAGCACCGGTTTGCTGCAGAGCATGAGCCGTGACGAAGCGGAAGCGGTCATCGCGCACGAAATCAGCCACGTCGCCAACGGCGATATGGTGACCATGACCCTGATTCAGGGCATCGTGAACACCTTCGTCATCTTCATTTCACGCCTGATCGCGCAGGTCGCTGCCGGTTTCCTCGGCAACCGCGACGGTGATGGTGAAGGGGAAGGCAACGGCAACCCGATGATTTACTTCGCCGTGTCGATGGTGCTGGAACTGGTGTTCGGCATCCTGGCGAGCATCATCACCATGTGGTTCTCGCGTCACCGCGAGTTCTATGCCGACGCCGGCTCCGCCAAACTGGTGGGCCGCGAGAAGATGATCGCCGCCTTGCAGCGTCTGAAAACCAGCTATGAACCGCAGGAAGCGGGCAGCATGATGGCGTTCTGCATTAATGGTAAATCCAAGTCGTTCAGCGAGCTGTTCATGTCGCACCCGCCGCTCGACAAGCGTATCGAAGCGCTGCGTACCGGCCAGTACCTGAAGTAA
- a CDS encoding ABC transporter permease: MLIWSRTGRTLTCTLTVTLFALFFCLPLAVILMSSLSEQWNGVLPSGFTLNHFRQAFSGASWDALVASLAIGFSASLFALLCGTWAALALRHHQGRGQRLLGTLFFIPSAVPSVSIGLGMLVAFSQGPLQMNGTFLIVPAAHFVLISAFTFGNVMAGLTRLPGDYENVAASLGASPLFRLRHVTLPMIAPYMISAFALSLSLSMGELGATMMIYPPSWATLPVTIFSLTDRGSIANGATLTMILVAATLLLMLMLERISQRLTPGAK; encoded by the coding sequence ATGTTGATTTGGTCTCGCACCGGCCGCACCCTGACCTGCACGCTGACGGTCACGCTGTTCGCCCTGTTCTTCTGCCTGCCGCTGGCGGTGATCCTGATGTCCAGCCTCAGTGAACAGTGGAACGGCGTGCTGCCGAGCGGCTTCACCCTCAACCACTTCCGCCAGGCGTTCAGCGGCGCCTCCTGGGACGCGCTGGTCGCCAGTCTGGCTATCGGTTTCAGCGCCAGCCTGTTCGCGCTGCTGTGCGGCACCTGGGCGGCGCTGGCGCTGCGCCACCATCAGGGGCGCGGCCAGCGGCTGCTGGGCACGCTGTTTTTCATTCCCAGCGCGGTGCCTTCGGTCTCTATCGGTTTGGGGATGCTGGTGGCGTTCAGCCAGGGGCCGCTGCAGATGAACGGCACCTTCCTGATCGTGCCCGCCGCCCACTTCGTGCTGATTTCCGCCTTTACCTTCGGCAACGTGATGGCCGGGCTGACCCGGCTGCCTGGCGACTACGAGAACGTCGCCGCCAGCCTGGGCGCTTCGCCGCTGTTCCGCCTGCGTCACGTCACCCTGCCGATGATCGCCCCCTACATGATCTCCGCCTTCGCACTCAGCCTGTCGCTGTCGATGGGGGAGCTGGGCGCGACCATGATGATCTACCCGCCGAGCTGGGCGACGCTGCCGGTCACGATCTTCAGCCTGACCGATCGCGGCAGCATCGCCAACGGCGCGACGCTGACCATGATCCTGGTGGCGGCCACGCTGTTGCTGATGCTGATGCTGGAGCGGATTTCTCAGCGGCTGACGCCCGGCGCGAAATAA
- a CDS encoding MFS transporter: MRPCSDGLPVPQRYGAILAIALGVTVSVLDGAIANVALPTIARDLNASPASSIWVVNAYQLAITVSLLSLASLGDLVGYRRIYQAGLLVFSITSLFCALSDSLLTLTIARVLQGFGAAAIMSVNTALIRIIYPQRFLGRGMGINSLIVACSSAAGPTVAAAILSVASWQWLFAINLPIGIVALLLGMKFLPANGQKSDNRRFDPASAVLNALTFGLLITAISGFAQGQSLTLIFSEIAALLAIGAVFVRRQLRQEFPLLPVDLLRIPIFALSMGTSICSFAAQMLAMVSLPFFLQSALGRDEVATGLLLTPWPLAIVVMAPIAGRLVERVHAGLLGCIGLAVFALGLFSLALLPAAPSNMDIIWRMVLCGAGFGLFQSPNNHTIISAAPRNRSGGASGMLGTARLLGQTSGAALVALMFNLFPTSGTHASLILAGVFATLAAAVSGLRITQSTAQTAQPSREVK, encoded by the coding sequence ATGCGTCCTTGTTCCGACGGCCTCCCCGTCCCGCAACGCTATGGGGCGATCCTCGCCATCGCCCTCGGCGTTACCGTATCGGTGCTCGACGGCGCGATAGCCAACGTGGCGCTGCCCACCATCGCGCGCGATCTCAACGCCAGCCCGGCCAGCTCCATTTGGGTGGTCAACGCCTATCAGTTGGCGATCACCGTCTCTCTGCTGTCGCTGGCCTCGCTCGGCGATCTGGTCGGCTATCGCCGCATCTATCAGGCCGGATTGCTGGTGTTCAGCATCACCTCGCTGTTTTGCGCCCTGTCCGACTCGCTGCTCACGCTGACCATCGCCCGCGTATTGCAAGGCTTTGGCGCCGCCGCCATTATGAGCGTCAACACCGCGCTGATCCGCATCATCTACCCGCAGCGTTTTCTCGGCCGCGGCATGGGCATCAACTCGCTGATCGTCGCCTGCTCCTCGGCGGCCGGGCCGACGGTGGCGGCCGCTATCCTGTCGGTCGCGTCCTGGCAGTGGCTGTTCGCCATCAACCTGCCGATCGGCATCGTCGCGCTGCTGCTGGGGATGAAATTCCTGCCGGCCAACGGCCAGAAAAGCGATAATCGCCGTTTCGATCCCGCCAGCGCGGTGCTGAACGCGCTGACTTTCGGCCTGCTGATCACCGCCATCAGCGGCTTCGCCCAGGGCCAGAGCCTGACGCTGATCTTCAGCGAGATTGCCGCGCTGCTGGCGATTGGCGCGGTGTTCGTGCGCCGCCAGTTGCGCCAGGAATTTCCGTTGCTGCCGGTCGATCTGCTGCGCATCCCGATCTTCGCCCTGTCGATGGGCACCTCAATCTGCTCGTTCGCCGCGCAAATGCTGGCGATGGTGTCGCTGCCGTTCTTCCTGCAAAGCGCGTTGGGCCGCGACGAAGTGGCGACCGGGCTGCTGCTGACGCCGTGGCCGCTGGCGATCGTGGTGATGGCGCCGATCGCCGGCCGGCTGGTGGAGCGCGTGCACGCCGGCCTGCTGGGCTGCATTGGACTGGCGGTGTTCGCGCTCGGGCTGTTCTCGCTGGCGCTGCTGCCGGCGGCGCCGTCGAATATGGACATCATCTGGCGCATGGTGCTGTGCGGCGCCGGTTTCGGTCTGTTCCAGTCGCCCAACAACCACACCATCATCTCCGCCGCGCCGCGCAACCGCAGCGGCGGCGCCAGCGGCATGCTGGGCACCGCCCGCCTGCTGGGGCAAACCTCGGGGGCCGCGCTGGTGGCGCTGATGTTCAACCTGTTCCCTACCTCCGGCACCCACGCTTCACTGATCCTGGCTGGGGTGTTCGCCACCCTGGCTGCGGCGGTCAGCGGCCTGCGCATCACCCAATCGACCGCGCAAACGGCGCAGCCCAGCCGCGAGGTGAAATAG
- a CDS encoding ABC transporter substrate-binding protein: MLSRIVWMLATWLLFCQVAHAEIHLTDVEGRQVTLAAPAQRAYIGFYYEDFLAVNGPESYQQVVAFSKSDWALRASQWARYQAALPRLAQLVDVGSLYNQSFDFERLLTTRPDLLILAKWQLDGFANFLPVLQRLNIPYIVVDFNQGVEVKLASIRLMGQAMGHAERAERLADEYRQSLEDTRRRIRQAQLPPPVTYIELGDKGPGEYGSSYGASIWGPLLQLAGADNIAAGVVGSPSPLRADYVLTQRPEVIFLAGGDWENMPNAVPMGYGTQAAPLQTRLTQYARRAGWPQLPAVKNQRLYALYHGGARTIYDFIFVQYLAKALYPAAFADVDPARNLAQFYHQYLPIEADGVFLQRWQGE, translated from the coding sequence ATGTTATCGCGTATCGTCTGGATGCTGGCGACGTGGCTGCTTTTCTGCCAGGTCGCGCACGCGGAAATTCACCTCACCGACGTTGAAGGACGCCAGGTTACCCTGGCCGCCCCCGCACAGCGCGCCTATATCGGCTTTTACTACGAAGATTTTCTGGCGGTGAACGGCCCGGAGAGTTATCAACAGGTCGTCGCCTTCTCCAAAAGCGACTGGGCGTTGCGTGCCAGCCAATGGGCGCGCTATCAGGCGGCGCTGCCACGGCTCGCTCAGCTGGTCGATGTCGGTTCGCTCTATAACCAGAGCTTCGATTTTGAACGCCTGCTGACCACGCGGCCAGATCTGCTGATCCTGGCGAAGTGGCAGCTCGACGGCTTCGCCAACTTCCTGCCGGTGCTGCAACGGCTCAACATTCCTTACATCGTCGTCGACTTCAATCAGGGCGTTGAAGTCAAGCTCGCCAGCATCCGGTTGATGGGCCAGGCGATGGGCCACGCCGAGCGAGCGGAACGGCTGGCCGACGAATATCGCCAAAGCCTCGAGGATACCCGGCGGCGCATCCGCCAGGCGCAGCTGCCGCCGCCGGTCACCTACATTGAGCTGGGGGACAAGGGCCCCGGCGAGTACGGCAGCAGCTATGGCGCATCGATCTGGGGGCCGCTGCTGCAGCTGGCCGGCGCCGACAATATCGCCGCCGGCGTCGTCGGCAGCCCTTCCCCCTTGCGCGCCGACTATGTCCTGACCCAACGGCCCGAGGTGATTTTTCTCGCCGGTGGCGACTGGGAAAACATGCCGAACGCCGTGCCGATGGGCTACGGCACGCAGGCAGCCCCCCTACAGACGCGCCTGACGCAATACGCCCGGCGGGCGGGATGGCCGCAGCTGCCGGCGGTAAAAAATCAGCGTCTTTATGCGCTTTACCATGGCGGCGCGCGCACGATATACGACTTTATTTTTGTCCAGTATCTGGCGAAAGCGCTCTATCCCGCCGCGTTTGCCGATGTTGATCCCGCGCGCAATCTGGCGCAGTTCTACCATCAATATTTGCCGATAGAGGCGGACGGCGTCTTCTTGCAACGCTGGCAAGGAGAATAA
- the kdgR gene encoding DNA-binding transcriptional regulator KdgR, giving the protein MANADSDKQPDAVSSVMKVFGILQALGDEREIGITELSQRVMMSKSTVYRFLQTMKALGYVSQEGETEKYALTLKLFELGAKSLQNVDLIRSADVQMRELSNRTRETIHLGALDEDGIVYIHKIDAMYNLRMYSRIGRRNPLHSTAIGKVLLAWRDREEVAQILSQIEFIRSTEHTLTSAAELLLVLERVREQGFGEDVEEQEAGIRCIAVPVFDRFGVAIAGLSISFPTLRFSDAAREEYVALLHVAARRISEQQGYHDYPF; this is encoded by the coding sequence ATGGCTAACGCAGATTCAGACAAGCAACCGGATGCCGTCTCATCCGTGATGAAGGTGTTCGGCATTTTGCAGGCGCTTGGCGATGAGCGCGAGATTGGCATTACCGAACTGTCCCAGCGGGTGATGATGTCCAAAAGCACCGTCTACCGTTTTCTGCAAACCATGAAAGCGCTGGGCTACGTCTCGCAGGAAGGCGAGACGGAAAAGTATGCGCTGACGCTCAAGCTGTTCGAACTGGGCGCCAAATCGTTGCAGAACGTCGATCTGATCCGCAGCGCCGACGTGCAGATGCGCGAACTGTCGAACCGCACCCGCGAAACCATCCACCTCGGCGCCCTGGATGAGGACGGCATTGTCTATATCCACAAGATCGACGCGATGTACAACCTGCGCATGTATTCGCGCATCGGTCGTCGCAACCCGCTGCACAGCACCGCCATCGGTAAAGTGCTGCTGGCCTGGCGCGATCGGGAGGAGGTAGCGCAGATCCTGTCGCAGATTGAATTTATCCGCAGCACCGAGCATACCCTGACCAGCGCCGCCGAACTGTTGCTGGTGCTGGAGCGGGTGCGTGAGCAGGGATTCGGCGAAGATGTCGAAGAGCAGGAGGCGGGGATCCGCTGCATCGCGGTGCCGGTCTTTGACAGGTTCGGGGTGGCGATCGCCGGGCTGAGCATCTCTTTCCCGACGCTGCGCTTTTCCGACGCGGCGCGGGAGGAGTATGTGGCGTTGCTGCACGTCGCCGCCCGGCGCATTTCCGAGCAGCAGGGCTATCACGACTACCCGTTCTGA
- a CDS encoding ABC transporter ATP-binding protein produces the protein MTQLTLARVGVSLHRRSLLADVSLSWPEAQLGGIIGPNGAGKSTLLKAINRMVPCSGEIAYRERPLDPKTSRIAYVPQLNRCDSALTAFDMVLLGKVRQLSWRVSAAQADAVEQALTECGISALADRPFNRLSGGQRQLVMLAQAFVSQPQIILLDEPTSALDIHHQLRVLNQIADYGRRHRCITLLVIHDLGLALRYCHSLTLLAHGRVVCHGDTHQMMGHPMVSRVFGVGIENGVSPQGYPYLLPTQLLHAHGESPCTL, from the coding sequence ATGACTCAACTGACCCTCGCCCGCGTCGGCGTCTCGCTGCATCGCCGCTCGCTATTGGCAGACGTTTCATTGAGCTGGCCGGAGGCGCAGCTCGGCGGCATCATCGGCCCCAACGGCGCCGGCAAATCGACGCTGCTCAAAGCGATTAACCGCATGGTGCCATGCAGCGGCGAGATCGCTTACCGCGAACGCCCTCTCGATCCGAAAACCAGCCGTATCGCCTATGTGCCGCAGCTTAATCGCTGCGATTCGGCATTGACCGCTTTTGACATGGTGCTGCTGGGCAAGGTACGCCAGTTGAGCTGGCGCGTCAGCGCCGCCCAGGCCGATGCGGTCGAGCAGGCGCTTACGGAATGCGGCATTTCCGCGCTCGCCGATCGCCCCTTCAACCGTCTCAGCGGCGGGCAGCGGCAGTTGGTGATGCTGGCTCAGGCCTTCGTCTCTCAGCCGCAGATCATTTTGCTCGACGAACCCACCAGCGCGCTGGATATCCACCACCAGCTGCGCGTGCTCAATCAGATCGCCGACTATGGCCGGCGTCACCGCTGCATCACGCTGTTGGTGATCCACGATCTGGGATTGGCGCTGCGCTATTGCCACTCACTCACGCTGCTCGCGCACGGACGCGTCGTTTGCCACGGCGATACCCATCAGATGATGGGACATCCGATGGTGTCTCGCGTATTTGGCGTCGGCATCGAAAACGGCGTCAGCCCGCAGGGCTACCCCTATCTGCTGCCGACACAGCTGTTACACGCACACGGAGAATCCCCATGTACACTCTGA
- a CDS encoding nicotianamine synthase family protein gives MYTLTKADMLAQLAGLQQEIHQLHRSARQDRRHFSLLERRFSRLQAFNDEPQLQAYRRKLENDRLITAQIAQLRATANAALCDYEKHRVSALCREPAQTNAYLNSFDRALQLEIAAADIKPGERVLLVGSGALPTTALALVARLSATVICYDCDPGAQRFARRLTRHLGLVQQMPCIDKLNGLTRNDIDHIIIASLVADKQGLLKALRPLLPQCGKLLVRYGNGLKSIFNCPYHHQAAGSPWRVSGKPLATPLYDLLILEPHRHE, from the coding sequence ATGTACACTCTGACCAAGGCGGACATGCTGGCGCAACTCGCCGGCTTGCAACAGGAAATTCACCAGCTACACCGCTCCGCCCGGCAAGATCGGCGCCATTTTTCCCTGCTGGAACGCCGTTTCAGCCGCCTGCAAGCCTTTAACGACGAACCACAGCTGCAGGCCTACCGTCGAAAACTGGAAAACGACCGTTTGATAACGGCGCAGATCGCCCAACTGCGGGCGACAGCCAACGCCGCGTTGTGCGACTACGAGAAACATCGCGTCTCGGCGCTGTGCCGGGAACCGGCGCAAACCAACGCCTACCTGAACAGTTTCGACCGCGCGCTGCAGCTGGAGATCGCGGCCGCCGACATTAAACCCGGCGAACGGGTGCTGCTGGTGGGCAGCGGCGCATTGCCCACCACGGCGCTGGCGCTGGTCGCCAGGCTCTCCGCCACCGTCATTTGCTACGATTGCGATCCGGGGGCCCAGCGTTTTGCCCGCCGGCTCACGCGCCACCTGGGGCTGGTGCAGCAGATGCCCTGCATCGACAAGCTGAACGGCCTGACGCGAAACGATATCGATCACATCATCATCGCCTCCCTGGTGGCGGACAAGCAGGGTTTGCTGAAGGCGCTGCGGCCTTTGCTGCCCCAGTGCGGCAAATTGCTGGTGCGCTATGGCAACGGCCTCAAGTCGATCTTCAACTGCCCTTACCACCACCAGGCCGCCGGCTCGCCCTGGCGCGTCAGCGGTAAACCGCTCGCCACCCCGCTGTACGATCTGTTGATTTTGGAGCCCCACCGCCATGAATAA
- a CDS encoding DMT family transporter — protein MNQGALLAIFASLIFSVMNALVKTISDAIPTGEIVFFRSSIGCLLVLLLMYRHRIAFSRADRPLLVLRGTMGGLYLICYFYSIAHLTLADASMLAYLSPFFSILLSLLVLRERVNANTAFWLAMVIIGAVLLVRPWHFSAYTLASLVGVMSAVFASIAYLSVNKLSKRHHNYEIVFYFLFIATLISLPLMWNAFVWPNAYQFAILLAIALVSLLGQVVLTQAFSSDNLIVVSVVRYIGIVFNIAWGWLFWHEIPLLLSLFGCLLVVVSCIQLGLRHRKKPA, from the coding sequence ATGAATCAGGGTGCGTTACTGGCCATTTTTGCCTCGTTGATTTTCAGCGTCATGAACGCGCTGGTTAAAACCATCTCCGATGCTATTCCCACCGGTGAAATCGTGTTCTTTCGCAGCAGCATCGGCTGTCTGCTGGTTCTGCTGCTGATGTACCGCCACCGCATCGCCTTCAGCCGCGCAGACCGGCCGCTGCTGGTGTTGCGCGGCACCATGGGCGGGCTGTATCTCATTTGTTATTTTTACAGCATCGCCCATCTGACGCTGGCCGACGCCAGCATGCTGGCCTATCTGTCGCCGTTTTTCTCCATTTTGCTCTCCTTGCTGGTGCTGCGTGAACGGGTCAACGCCAATACCGCATTTTGGCTGGCGATGGTCATCATCGGCGCCGTGCTGCTGGTGCGGCCGTGGCACTTCTCGGCCTATACCCTGGCGTCGCTGGTCGGCGTGATGAGCGCGGTGTTCGCCTCGATCGCCTATCTGTCGGTCAACAAACTCAGCAAGCGCCACCATAACTACGAGATCGTGTTCTATTTCCTGTTCATCGCAACGCTGATCTCGCTGCCGCTGATGTGGAACGCATTCGTTTGGCCCAACGCCTATCAGTTCGCCATTCTGCTCGCCATCGCCCTGGTGTCGCTGTTGGGGCAGGTCGTCTTAACCCAGGCCTTTTCTTCCGATAACCTGATCGTGGTCTCGGTGGTGCGCTATATCGGCATCGTGTTCAACATCGCCTGGGGTTGGCTGTTCTGGCATGAGATCCCGCTGCTGCTGTCGCTGTTCGGCTGCCTGCTGGTGGTGGTTTCCTGCATTCAGCTCGGGCTGCGTCACCGCAAGAAACCGGCTTAA